A window from Armatimonas rosea encodes these proteins:
- a CDS encoding tetratricopeptide repeat protein: MNRRIFLLSCLGLSALPVQAFQARPKVLIFPTAMGRVAAVTEEKAGPDGLTDGDRISMAARAVRERLDEENVVTTLLYDGSDSYFQKAIVDSKVKLAPGTEPDEAARIKIGAQLGVHYVVTVYSRLSIEQPLSQKAAPKPEELKGRQKQIADALGQKPIEQVNQLNAIASSQQPPVLEMEAIELRPGGKVGQRWQDRIGMAAVQGGRRLPGAIPPGMESAARTLVYRFLGGPLKEFTRTALDPSLVPPSTPRPAPVEVVPLDFDQEAARLITEAQEQLRRDQAPGAIALLRQAVNYQPRAAASRILLAEAYQKAHRPADAANEIRRALKLTTDATPGQRAELIRLLARALVEDGDQDGATQLFNQLLADNPRNSEARLGLAELLLARNQGEAAEIQFRLIRESDKNNVDAGQGLASLLLSRGALDEAIKEAQASPPAVRHAMATQIFIESAQSIAARMLQNRTAWEENKLSREIFYKAATSQSDRAKQLAELLTTALPPENAPEVLRISHNRRVLAASLLSQSLGSLKEFLETGDTATGVRSRTLLNEFYTEMKDAQNAKK, encoded by the coding sequence ATGAACCGACGAATCTTTTTACTCTCTTGTCTGGGACTGAGCGCCCTGCCCGTGCAGGCGTTTCAGGCACGGCCTAAGGTGCTGATCTTTCCGACGGCCATGGGGCGTGTGGCGGCGGTCACCGAGGAGAAAGCCGGCCCCGACGGGCTCACCGATGGCGACCGGATTAGCATGGCCGCTCGCGCGGTCCGGGAGCGCCTCGACGAAGAAAATGTCGTGACGACGCTGCTCTACGATGGCAGTGATAGCTACTTCCAGAAAGCGATTGTCGATTCAAAAGTCAAGCTCGCCCCCGGCACCGAGCCCGATGAAGCCGCGCGGATCAAGATTGGGGCCCAGCTCGGGGTTCACTATGTTGTCACAGTCTACTCCCGGCTCTCGATTGAGCAGCCTCTCAGCCAAAAGGCGGCCCCCAAGCCCGAGGAACTGAAGGGACGCCAGAAGCAGATCGCCGATGCCTTGGGGCAGAAGCCCATCGAGCAGGTCAACCAGCTCAATGCCATCGCTTCCTCCCAGCAGCCTCCTGTCTTGGAGATGGAGGCCATCGAGCTCCGTCCGGGAGGGAAGGTCGGGCAGCGCTGGCAGGATCGGATCGGAATGGCGGCAGTGCAGGGGGGGCGACGCCTTCCGGGCGCGATTCCGCCGGGTATGGAGAGTGCCGCTCGAACCCTGGTCTACCGGTTTCTCGGGGGGCCGCTCAAGGAGTTTACACGGACCGCCCTCGATCCCTCGCTGGTCCCGCCCAGCACGCCGCGGCCCGCTCCCGTGGAGGTCGTCCCCCTCGACTTCGACCAGGAAGCGGCCCGCCTGATCACCGAGGCACAAGAGCAGCTCCGTCGTGACCAAGCGCCGGGGGCCATTGCCCTGCTACGTCAGGCGGTTAACTACCAGCCACGCGCCGCCGCTTCTCGCATCCTACTGGCAGAGGCCTATCAGAAAGCCCACCGCCCCGCCGATGCCGCCAATGAGATTCGTCGGGCGCTCAAGCTCACCACCGATGCAACCCCAGGCCAGCGCGCCGAGCTGATTCGCCTTCTCGCACGAGCGCTCGTCGAGGACGGTGACCAAGACGGTGCGACACAGCTCTTCAACCAGCTCCTCGCAGACAACCCCCGCAACAGTGAGGCACGCCTTGGGCTCGCCGAGCTCTTGCTGGCACGCAACCAAGGGGAGGCGGCAGAGATCCAGTTCCGCCTGATCCGAGAGAGCGATAAAAACAATGTCGATGCCGGCCAAGGTCTGGCGAGCCTCTTGCTCTCACGGGGAGCCCTTGATGAGGCGATAAAAGAGGCACAGGCGAGCCCCCCGGCCGTCCGGCACGCCATGGCGACCCAGATCTTTATCGAGTCCGCCCAGTCGATCGCCGCGCGCATGCTCCAGAACCGGACGGCTTGGGAAGAGAACAAGCTCAGCCGCGAGATCTTCTACAAAGCCGCGACCTCCCAGTCCGACCGTGCCAAGCAGCTTGCGGAGCTACTGACGACAGCCCTACCGCCGGAGAATGCCCCCGAGGTACTCCGTATCTCCCACAACCGCCGTGTGCTGGCCGCCAGCCTCCTCTCGCAGTCGTTGGGGAGCCTCAAGGAGTTTCTGGAGACCGGGGACACGGCCACGGGGGTGCGCTCGCGAACCCTGCTCAATGAGTTCTACACCGAGATGAAAGACGCCCAAAACGCGAAGAAATAG